One Phoenix dactylifera cultivar Barhee BC4 chromosome 8, palm_55x_up_171113_PBpolish2nd_filt_p, whole genome shotgun sequence genomic window carries:
- the LOC103701539 gene encoding uncharacterized protein LOC103701539 isoform X1, which produces MILKMEDQRRKERGRQLEIQMMKEKRIQHQVGYGSSSSSNTPQKGSTSSSLVKVPTLIFTHLPLQSISSIFPPEAPLSLKIRISRVLNFSIHIQEELSDEHPTTECVSGRAIYINNEDHWISMHMICPGDEAWKVYAFKKHERFTSISAMTLVGMQVLCIDCKKGRFVTLDLLEKSWMFFSHHHNLIGGSKNIVEGEGEIVRVYFVSPCFSSLNFSELNIWMILSWRKPVVAHFAWRNRGRKVSTLRPNEYWEPRCLDLEAAKRKRFIWEEPTDPDMESNVYIHNLADGSYESLPPNSFPAKRVAWILSANKELFLNLWAISSFCLHGHSM; this is translated from the exons ATGATCCTAAAAATGGAGGATCAGAGGAGAAAGGAGAGAGGCAGGCAACTCGAGATCCAGATGATGAAGGAAAAGAGGATCCAGCATCAGGTGGGATATggctcctcctcatcctccaaTACGCCGCAG AAGGGAAGTACCTCATCATCCCTTGTGAAGGTCCCCACCTTGATTTTTACTCATCTACCCTTGCAAAGCATTTCCTCAATATTCCCACCTGAAGCACCGCTATCCTTGAA AATTCGAATTTCGAGGGTGTTGAATTTTTCAATCCATATACAAGAGGAGTTGTCAGATGAACATCCAACAACTGAATG TGTGTCCGGCCGTGCCATCTACATCAACAACGAAGACCATTGGATCTCAATGCATATGATCTGCCCTGGAGATGAAGCTTGGAAGGTGTATGCCTTTAAGAAGCATGAGCGATTTACTTCTATAAGTGCTATGACTTTAGTCGGAATGCAGGTTCTGTGCATTGATTGTAAGAAAGGGAGGTTTGTCACTCTTGATCTGCTAGAAAAGAGTTGGATGTTCTTCTCACATCACCATAACCTTATAGGTGGTTCGAAAAACATTGTCGAAGGTGAAGGGGAAATTGTGAGGGTCTATTTTGTGTCTCCATGCTTCAGCTCTTTAAACTTCTCTGAACTGAATATCTGGATGATCTTGAGTTGGAGAAAACCAGTTGTTGCTCATTTTGCATGGAGGAACAGGGGAAGGAAGGTTTCCACTTTAAGACCGAATGAATATTGGGAGCCAAGATGTCTGGACCTTGAGGCAGCAAAACGGAAGAGATTCATCTGGGAAGAACCAACTGATCCTGATATGGAGTCAAATGTCTATATCCACAACTTGGCGGATGGCAGCTATGAAAGTCTACCGCCAAATTCATTCCCTGCTAAGCGCGTGGCATGGATCTTGTCAGCTAACAAAGAACTCTTTCTCAATCTGTGGGCCATCAGCTCTTTCTGTTTGCATGGTCATTCTATGTAA
- the LOC103701539 gene encoding uncharacterized protein LOC103701539 isoform X2 yields the protein MILKMEDQRRKERGRQLEIQMMKEKRIQHQVGYGSSSSSNTPQKGSTSSSLVKVPTLIFTHLPLQSISSIFPPEAPLSLKIRISRVLNFSIHIQEELSDEHPTTEWFCALIVRKGGLSLLIC from the exons ATGATCCTAAAAATGGAGGATCAGAGGAGAAAGGAGAGAGGCAGGCAACTCGAGATCCAGATGATGAAGGAAAAGAGGATCCAGCATCAGGTGGGATATggctcctcctcatcctccaaTACGCCGCAG AAGGGAAGTACCTCATCATCCCTTGTGAAGGTCCCCACCTTGATTTTTACTCATCTACCCTTGCAAAGCATTTCCTCAATATTCCCACCTGAAGCACCGCTATCCTTGAA AATTCGAATTTCGAGGGTGTTGAATTTTTCAATCCATATACAAGAGGAGTTGTCAGATGAACATCCAACAACTGAATG GTTCTGTGCATTGATTGTAAGAAAGGGAGGTTTGTCACTCTTGATCTGCTAG